The following proteins come from a genomic window of Pyxidicoccus sp. MSG2:
- a CDS encoding phospholipid scramblase-related protein, giving the protein MSNKPKLADTQELELDWGGREQRSPSPSGDVATADAALLAEVPVGEPGKGPPGDPRYMSHELRMQLAGMFEAPELRMRQMRELAEILIGWESKNRYEVCDPTGRPAVYVGETGSGWGSALVRNFWPFYKARLECMTLGGTVALAIERPWSFLFSRANVEAWDGRPLATIQQRFTFFGRRFDVVTPGGAVIATVEGPLFRPWTFRILQRGVEVAVVRKRWSGLLQETFTDADTFTLEFKPDCADARLRQMVLAVALLVDLTYFDNRSRKSSFGAGFDIFDFWK; this is encoded by the coding sequence ATGAGCAACAAACCCAAGCTCGCGGACACCCAGGAGCTGGAGCTGGACTGGGGTGGCCGCGAGCAGCGCTCGCCGTCGCCCTCGGGGGACGTCGCCACGGCGGACGCCGCGCTCCTCGCGGAGGTGCCGGTCGGGGAGCCGGGCAAGGGGCCACCGGGAGACCCGCGCTACATGAGCCACGAGCTGCGCATGCAGCTTGCGGGCATGTTCGAGGCCCCCGAGCTGCGCATGCGGCAGATGCGCGAGCTGGCGGAAATCCTCATCGGCTGGGAGTCGAAGAACCGCTACGAGGTCTGCGACCCGACGGGCCGGCCGGCGGTGTACGTGGGCGAGACGGGGAGCGGCTGGGGCTCGGCGCTGGTGCGCAACTTCTGGCCCTTCTACAAGGCGCGGCTGGAGTGCATGACGCTGGGCGGCACGGTGGCGCTCGCGATAGAGCGGCCGTGGAGCTTCCTCTTCTCCCGGGCGAACGTGGAGGCGTGGGACGGGCGGCCGCTGGCCACCATCCAGCAGCGCTTCACCTTCTTCGGCCGGCGCTTCGACGTGGTGACGCCGGGCGGCGCCGTCATCGCCACGGTGGAGGGACCGCTGTTCCGGCCCTGGACGTTCCGCATCCTCCAGCGCGGCGTGGAGGTGGCCGTCGTCCGCAAGCGGTGGAGCGGCCTGCTGCAGGAGACCTTCACCGACGCGGACACCTTCACCCTGGAGTTCAAGCCGGACTGCGCCGACGCCCGGCTGCGGCAGATGGTGCTGGCCGTGGCGCTCCTGGTGGACCTGACGTACTTCGACAACCGCAGCCGCAAGTCCAGCTTCGGCGCCGGCTTCGACATCTTCGATTTCTGGAAGTGA
- a CDS encoding cupin domain-containing protein codes for MLLEELLNDFPRERFLREHYQRKPFSGRAAAERLRELGTWSVVDELVEKTECDLLLARQGVPYTGERPSTAKQARELFAQGYTLVLRQPDQHHAGLAQLARTFSAELHGRINLHLYCTPAGHHGFGWHCDPEEVFILQTAGRKDYLLRENTLHPVPLPDALPSGALAAQETTPVETRTLDAGDFIYIPAGHWHMAQAPEDALSISIGLLAPTLLDVLDAVRANLASNPVWRRRLPALGYASDLDDMKKVEVLRALFTGLGGELQRALSDPGLPLRFLAQTARFYLRSAGLRGDRR; via the coding sequence ATGCTGCTCGAAGAACTGCTGAACGACTTCCCCCGCGAGCGCTTCCTGCGCGAGCACTATCAACGCAAGCCCTTCTCCGGACGGGCCGCGGCGGAGCGCCTGCGCGAGCTGGGCACCTGGAGCGTCGTCGACGAGCTCGTCGAGAAAACGGAGTGCGACCTGCTCCTCGCGCGGCAGGGCGTGCCCTACACCGGCGAGCGCCCCTCCACCGCGAAGCAGGCCCGCGAGCTGTTCGCGCAGGGCTACACGCTGGTGCTCCGCCAGCCGGACCAGCACCACGCCGGGCTGGCGCAGCTCGCGCGCACCTTCAGCGCGGAGCTGCACGGCCGCATCAACCTGCACCTCTACTGCACGCCCGCCGGCCACCACGGCTTCGGCTGGCACTGCGACCCGGAGGAGGTCTTCATCCTCCAGACCGCCGGCCGCAAGGACTACCTCCTCCGGGAGAACACGCTCCACCCCGTGCCGCTCCCCGACGCACTGCCGAGCGGCGCGCTGGCCGCGCAGGAGACGACGCCCGTGGAGACGCGCACCCTGGACGCCGGGGACTTCATCTACATCCCCGCCGGCCACTGGCACATGGCCCAGGCCCCCGAGGACGCGCTCTCCATCTCCATCGGCCTGCTGGCCCCCACGCTGCTGGACGTGCTGGACGCCGTGCGCGCCAACCTCGCCAGCAACCCCGTGTGGCGGCGGCGCCTGCCCGCGCTCGGGTACGCGTCCGACCTGGATGACATGAAGAAGGTGGAGGTCCTCCGCGCCCTCTTCACCGGGCTGGGTGGCGAGCTGCAGCGCGCCCTGTCCGACCCGGGACTCCCGCTGCGGTTCCTCGCGCAGACGGCGCGCTTCTACCTGCGCTCGGCGGGACTCCGGGGCGACCGGCGCTGA
- a CDS encoding serine/threonine-protein kinase yields MGSIERFGTYRILRELGAGGMGRVSLAERADLEGPVVVKRINAELAADARFRRRLLREAEVAADLQHPNVVRVLDTGVIDDQVYLAMEYVPGSTLAGVLAASRPEPLPLVPVLHAVAQACDGLAYVHAFAEPRTGKWMELVHRDVSLDNLLVSYSGEVKLADFGIVKTADGTQTTSGVIMGKLGYMSPEQLRDETLDARSDVYSLGVCLFELVAGKRPLPTHRARSVMEAVLYDAPPSLEQFRQDAPQQLVALVARMLAKERKARPGSCAEVAKELRAVLAGRQESPLFSSRLLDAPPRNRARLAPAELETEVENLSATKPQRLQGPRVEPVAPRGPAPTPGAEALSPAPSPGAGARKPTPAPGVGARVPTPMPEAGAHKPAPMPEAAPRKPAPEASARKPVPMPEAAPAHSPEARAPHRPTPPPTPEDPVFSVPTRAPSAPTEAEHSVFSVPTRVPSASLHSRPTRVSAPRPEAPEEEAQQSTRLLTPPRQRPRLRWVALGGLALLGAAAYWWWT; encoded by the coding sequence ATGGGGAGCATCGAGCGCTTCGGGACGTACCGCATCCTCCGCGAGCTGGGCGCGGGAGGCATGGGACGCGTGTCCCTCGCGGAGCGCGCGGACCTGGAAGGCCCCGTCGTCGTCAAGCGCATCAACGCCGAGCTGGCGGCGGACGCGCGCTTCCGCCGGCGCCTGCTGCGCGAGGCGGAGGTGGCCGCGGACCTGCAGCACCCCAACGTCGTCCGGGTGCTCGACACGGGCGTCATCGACGACCAAGTCTACCTGGCCATGGAGTACGTGCCGGGCTCCACCCTCGCCGGAGTCCTGGCCGCCAGCCGCCCCGAACCGCTGCCGCTCGTGCCCGTGCTGCACGCGGTGGCGCAGGCGTGTGACGGGCTCGCGTACGTGCACGCGTTCGCCGAGCCGCGCACGGGGAAGTGGATGGAATTGGTCCACCGCGACGTGTCGCTGGACAACCTGCTGGTGTCGTACTCGGGCGAGGTGAAGCTCGCGGACTTCGGCATCGTGAAGACGGCGGACGGCACGCAGACCACGTCCGGCGTCATCATGGGCAAGCTGGGGTACATGTCGCCGGAGCAGCTCCGCGACGAGACGCTGGATGCGCGCAGTGACGTGTACTCGCTGGGGGTGTGCCTCTTCGAATTGGTGGCCGGCAAGCGCCCGCTGCCCACGCACCGGGCGCGCTCGGTGATGGAGGCGGTGCTGTACGACGCGCCTCCGTCGCTGGAGCAGTTCCGGCAGGACGCGCCGCAGCAGCTCGTGGCGTTGGTGGCGCGGATGCTCGCCAAGGAGCGCAAGGCGCGACCCGGCTCCTGCGCGGAGGTGGCGAAGGAGCTGCGCGCGGTGCTCGCCGGACGGCAGGAGTCGCCGCTGTTCTCCTCGCGGCTGTTGGATGCACCGCCCCGGAACCGCGCACGGCTCGCGCCGGCCGAGCTCGAGACGGAGGTGGAGAACCTGTCCGCCACGAAGCCCCAGCGCCTGCAAGGGCCCAGGGTGGAGCCTGTTGCTCCCCGCGGGCCGGCGCCCACTCCGGGTGCTGAGGCGCTCAGCCCGGCACCATCGCCTGGAGCAGGTGCGCGCAAGCCCACGCCCGCGCCTGGAGTCGGTGCACGCGTGCCGACGCCGATGCCCGAAGCCGGTGCGCACAAGCCCGCGCCGATGCCCGAAGCCGCTCCGCGCAAGCCCGCGCCCGAAGCCAGTGCGCGCAAGCCGGTGCCGATGCCCGAAGCCGCTCCTGCCCACTCCCCCGAGGCCCGCGCGCCTCACCGCCCGACGCCGCCGCCGACTCCCGAAGACCCGGTGTTCTCCGTCCCCACGCGCGCACCCTCCGCGCCCACCGAGGCCGAGCACTCCGTCTTCTCCGTCCCCACGCGCGTGCCGTCCGCCTCGCTGCACTCGCGGCCCACGCGCGTGTCGGCGCCGAGGCCCGAGGCCCCCGAGGAAGAAGCACAGCAGTCCACGCGCCTGCTGACCCCGCCCCGCCAGCGACCTCGGCTGCGGTGGGTGGCCCTGGGAGGGCTCGCACTGCTCGGCGCCGCCGCATACTGGTGGTGGACCTGA
- a CDS encoding NUDIX hydrolase gives MRLPHAVTLALAALAALTAPAAQPASPTLPPGYWPEEKVAEILAKTEEVRLAPDLSRLTPDEQAAVKDLLEVGQLLQGIYEASRHHQALASYARLQALDKKLGSPKRTQELLTLYRLYQGPIASTLTNAREPFLPVDPQVPARNVYPPDATRAEVDAFLAAHPEQRDTLMDELTVVRRATADNLRQDLKVLQTYPVLDTLQPGLRESLQTRAKRPDAKSLYAVPYSVAYGPELMKAYGLLMRAAGRLDASDAELARYLRNRARDFLSNDYESGDAAWVTGRFKHLNVQLGPYETYDDALYGVKAFHSVSVLLLNEQATTELRKRMNGLQGMEDALPYPAKKRIREDIPVGVYEVVADFGQARGTNTATILPNDPLYSRRYGRTILLRENIMKNPDLFAADERIWRTATADAHAKDLTSEGNFQRTLWHEVGHYLGPDRDAKGRTLDVALEDYADAMEEMKADLVSLFALHSFQKSGALDAASLRAVQASGIRRTLQNVRPREDQPYQRMQLVQFNWFLEHGLIRADPKTARLTIQYDKYLDTVSSLLKEVITLQHTGDKAATAKFFERWSTWTPELHDVLAARIREAQGARFRVVRYGALGE, from the coding sequence ATGCGACTCCCCCACGCAGTAACGCTGGCCCTCGCGGCCCTCGCGGCGCTCACGGCCCCCGCCGCGCAGCCCGCCTCCCCCACCCTGCCCCCGGGCTACTGGCCCGAGGAGAAGGTGGCGGAGATTCTCGCCAAGACGGAGGAGGTCCGGCTCGCTCCCGACCTCTCGCGCCTCACCCCTGACGAACAGGCGGCGGTGAAGGACCTGCTCGAGGTCGGCCAGCTTCTCCAGGGCATCTACGAGGCCTCGCGCCACCATCAGGCGCTCGCGTCGTACGCGCGCCTGCAGGCACTGGACAAGAAGCTGGGCAGCCCGAAGCGCACGCAAGAGTTGCTCACGCTCTACCGCCTGTACCAGGGCCCCATCGCCAGCACGCTGACCAACGCGCGCGAGCCCTTCCTGCCCGTGGACCCGCAGGTGCCCGCGCGCAACGTCTACCCGCCGGACGCCACGCGCGCGGAGGTGGACGCCTTCCTCGCCGCGCACCCCGAGCAGCGCGACACGCTGATGGACGAGCTCACCGTGGTCCGCCGCGCCACCGCGGACAACCTGCGCCAGGACCTGAAGGTGCTCCAGACGTACCCCGTGCTGGACACGCTGCAGCCCGGGCTGCGCGAGAGCCTCCAGACCCGCGCGAAGCGGCCGGATGCGAAGAGCCTGTACGCGGTGCCGTACTCGGTGGCCTACGGGCCTGAGTTGATGAAGGCGTACGGGCTGCTCATGCGCGCGGCGGGGCGGCTGGATGCGAGCGACGCGGAACTGGCGCGCTACCTGCGCAACCGCGCGCGGGACTTCCTCAGCAATGACTACGAGAGCGGCGACGCGGCGTGGGTGACGGGGCGCTTCAAGCACCTCAACGTGCAGCTCGGCCCGTACGAGACGTACGACGACGCGCTCTACGGCGTGAAGGCCTTCCACAGCGTGTCCGTGCTGCTGCTGAACGAGCAGGCGACGACGGAGCTCCGCAAGCGGATGAATGGCCTGCAAGGCATGGAGGACGCGCTGCCGTACCCCGCGAAGAAGCGCATCCGCGAGGACATCCCGGTGGGCGTGTACGAGGTGGTGGCGGACTTCGGCCAGGCGCGCGGCACCAACACCGCGACGATTCTGCCCAATGACCCGCTGTACTCGCGCCGCTACGGCCGCACCATCCTGCTGCGCGAGAACATCATGAAGAACCCGGACCTCTTCGCCGCGGACGAGCGCATCTGGCGCACCGCCACGGCGGACGCGCACGCGAAGGACCTGACCTCCGAGGGCAACTTCCAGCGCACGCTCTGGCACGAGGTGGGGCACTACCTGGGCCCGGACCGAGACGCGAAGGGCCGCACGCTGGACGTGGCGCTGGAGGACTACGCGGACGCGATGGAGGAGATGAAGGCGGACCTCGTCAGCCTCTTCGCGCTGCACTCCTTCCAGAAGAGCGGCGCGCTGGATGCCGCCAGCCTGCGCGCGGTGCAGGCCTCCGGCATCCGCCGCACGCTGCAGAACGTGCGCCCGCGCGAGGACCAGCCCTACCAGCGCATGCAGTTGGTGCAGTTCAACTGGTTCCTGGAGCACGGCCTGATTCGCGCGGACCCGAAGACGGCGCGCCTCACCATCCAGTACGACAAGTACCTGGACACCGTCAGCTCGCTGCTCAAGGAGGTCATCACGCTCCAGCACACGGGCGACAAGGCGGCGACGGCGAAGTTCTTCGAGCGCTGGAGCACGTGGACGCCCGAATTGCACGACGTGCTCGCCGCCCGCATCCGCGAGGCCCAGGGCGCGCGCTTCCGCGTGGTGCGCTACGGAGCGCTCGGCGAGTAG